One genomic window of Chrysiogenes arsenatis DSM 11915 includes the following:
- a CDS encoding uroporphyrinogen-III synthase, giving the protein MSPMTLAIDLGWCDGVLPAAVAHHFPHNIAFHDWGSYLVFKTLHATFNDVEWRADGAITLTLANAESYLGDQAWPLVVNTRPVSQSWSFTQRLLQHHYRVAVLPATETLGCISPTTLSALAWESYQGVLFTSREGVRYLAQAFPANTPKPSAFAIGESTAAACRNAGFPVAYTGQTAEAEAFASDIIRDFPARGRLLLAQAAKGRPVLQTLLTEAGFVVDTITTHDSHTIIHPIKFLRAILDSHPCCMVFTSSYAATSLLGQLRHFPTDHLPPLVTIGPPTSHSVAVCGYTVTAQASPYNVDGLLSVIPSCGGRP; this is encoded by the coding sequence ATGTCACCAATGACACTTGCCATCGATCTTGGCTGGTGCGATGGAGTGCTTCCTGCCGCTGTCGCCCACCATTTTCCACATAATATCGCCTTTCACGACTGGGGGAGCTATCTTGTTTTCAAAACGCTCCATGCCACATTTAATGACGTGGAGTGGCGTGCCGATGGAGCCATTACCCTGACCCTCGCCAATGCGGAGTCATACCTTGGCGATCAAGCATGGCCATTGGTGGTAAATACGCGACCAGTCAGCCAATCGTGGAGCTTTACGCAGCGGCTCCTCCAGCATCACTACCGCGTCGCGGTGCTACCGGCAACGGAAACCCTCGGTTGCATATCACCTACCACACTGAGCGCACTTGCGTGGGAGAGCTACCAAGGCGTACTCTTTACCTCGCGCGAAGGGGTACGCTATCTGGCGCAGGCCTTTCCCGCCAACACGCCCAAACCTTCGGCCTTTGCTATTGGCGAATCAACCGCGGCGGCGTGTCGCAATGCCGGTTTTCCCGTTGCGTACACCGGCCAAACGGCTGAAGCGGAAGCCTTTGCCAGCGACATTATCCGTGACTTCCCAGCACGTGGCCGACTGCTCCTCGCCCAAGCTGCCAAAGGGCGACCCGTCCTGCAAACACTGCTCACCGAGGCAGGCTTTGTCGTAGACACTATCACCACACACGACAGTCACACCATCATTCATCCAATAAAGTTCCTCAGAGCGATTCTGGACAGCCACCCGTGTTGTATGGTATTTACTTCAAGCTATGCAGCGACGTCACTGCTCGGTCAGTTGCGACATTTCCCCACCGACCACTTGCCGCCACTTGTCACCATCGGGCCGCCAACTTCGCACAGTGTTGCCGTCTGTGGATACACCGTTACGGCGCAGGCCAGTCCTTATAATGTCGACGGATTACTCTCAGTTATTCCATCTTGTGGAGGTAGACCATGA
- a CDS encoding ammonia-forming cytochrome c nitrite reductase subunit c552 codes for MKKIFSTLLATLFVAGSVAASSTIDLGEGNLKYKDMPQYQSYLKNKDNTQMTEYGGSVPYDKHDGVNPLPKGYKHAQPYLKNLWLGYPFSYEYKRAQGHTQAIEDVTHIDRINRYSEQAGLPATCWNCKTTTIPTLVEKFGDKFWSSNFHDYREAHEGSKHAIGCANCHDEKTFALAITSFPLDEALKRQGKDWRKASKQEMRSLVCAQCHVEYYFETKDHGVAAKPHLPWDKGMNPADMYEFYSNGDPKRDAFKGAFTDFTHAASKTKIIKAQHPEYEMFSDGVHGAAGVSCSDCHMPRDKNGMSSHHWTSPLKSTESIQASCVSCHKDKTPEYLKGRVEFHQEKAWKQLNIAQEKSVRAHEAVRLAMEFKGVDEKLLAEAREMTRKGQWFWDYVSAENSAGFHNPTKTLDTLASSQQYSDQAVQLAMQATGYAIAPKLEGPIEKIVPPIMEHSRKLQQDQKHLDSHVWLKYLPVLPQADLVWDKNKKLK; via the coding sequence ATGAAAAAGATTTTCTCTACGCTTTTAGCCACTCTCTTCGTAGCAGGGTCAGTCGCCGCATCGTCGACCATTGATCTTGGTGAAGGGAACCTGAAGTACAAAGACATGCCCCAGTACCAGTCGTACCTGAAGAACAAAGACAACACACAGATGACCGAATACGGCGGATCTGTTCCTTATGACAAGCACGATGGCGTTAATCCACTTCCGAAAGGCTACAAGCACGCCCAGCCTTATCTGAAAAACCTCTGGCTCGGCTATCCATTTTCGTATGAATACAAGCGCGCTCAGGGTCACACCCAAGCCATTGAAGACGTAACTCATATCGACCGTATCAACCGCTACAGTGAGCAAGCCGGTCTTCCTGCAACCTGCTGGAATTGCAAAACGACCACTATCCCAACACTAGTTGAAAAGTTTGGCGATAAGTTCTGGTCTTCAAACTTCCATGACTACCGCGAAGCCCATGAGGGTAGCAAACATGCTATCGGCTGTGCAAATTGTCACGATGAAAAAACCTTTGCATTGGCCATCACTAGCTTTCCGCTCGACGAAGCGTTGAAGCGTCAAGGGAAAGACTGGCGCAAAGCTTCGAAGCAGGAAATGCGCTCGCTCGTTTGCGCGCAGTGTCACGTTGAATACTACTTCGAAACGAAAGATCACGGCGTAGCTGCTAAGCCACACCTCCCTTGGGATAAAGGCATGAACCCTGCTGACATGTATGAGTTCTACTCCAACGGTGATCCGAAGCGCGATGCCTTCAAAGGCGCCTTTACTGACTTCACTCATGCAGCGTCAAAAACTAAAATCATTAAAGCCCAGCACCCTGAATACGAAATGTTCTCTGACGGCGTCCACGGTGCAGCTGGCGTATCATGTTCCGATTGCCATATGCCACGCGACAAAAACGGTATGAGCTCACACCACTGGACATCACCACTGAAGAGTACCGAGTCTATCCAAGCTTCATGCGTCAGCTGCCACAAAGACAAAACACCTGAGTACCTCAAGGGTCGCGTTGAATTCCATCAGGAAAAAGCATGGAAGCAGCTCAACATCGCTCAGGAAAAATCAGTTCGCGCTCATGAAGCCGTTCGCCTTGCAATGGAATTCAAAGGGGTAGACGAAAAGCTCCTTGCTGAAGCTCGCGAAATGACCCGTAAAGGTCAGTGGTTCTGGGATTACGTCTCTGCTGAAAACAGCGCAGGCTTCCACAACCCAACCAAAACTCTTGATACACTTGCCTCTTCACAACAGTACAGCGACCAAGCTGTTCAATTAGCAATGCAGGCTACCGGCTACGCTATCGCTCCAAAACTTGAAGGACCAATCGAAAAGATCGTTCCGCCAATCATGGAGCACAGCCGCAAACTGCAACAAGACCAGAAGCACCTTGATTCACACGTCTGGTTGAAGTACCTCCCAGTTCTGCCACAGGCTGACCTCGTATGGGATAAAAACAAGAAGCTCAAGTAA
- a CDS encoding sigma-54-dependent transcriptional regulator codes for MSHERANILIVEDDLRIGQSLVNHYGSDHRVQWCQNITTAIETVLASSFDLILLDMHLPDGEGTQVLQVLSEAPGNPQAIILTAFPEHQMAVKTIKMGAVDYLEKPFDFDDLDLLVARTLAQSATLQRDAIEMRQRENATNPLDAILGVSASVLALKKLITTVSTSPDTTVLVTGETGTGKELVAEAIHALSARRHRPLVRVNCAALPPSLIEAELFGYEKGAYTDAKKSRRGYIEMAAGGTLFLDEVGELGLDIQAKLLRFLEAKSFVKVGGEREIQIDTRVIAATNREMETMLKEKTFRADLYYRLNVFEIRLDPLRERPDDIALLFEHYLKHYCRRLGKPALSIVSTFLDEANRYGWPGNIRELRNIAERSALLESFPRLSGIGAPFNATVQLPNQDEPFTLRSLAEIEREHIIATYYALEQNKTRTAHVLGINRLTLRKKLEEYGMSDDTR; via the coding sequence GTGTCACATGAAAGAGCGAACATTCTCATAGTCGAAGATGATCTACGCATTGGCCAATCACTGGTCAACCATTACGGTTCTGATCACCGCGTACAGTGGTGTCAAAATATCACGACCGCAATTGAGACGGTGCTGGCATCTTCGTTTGACCTGATACTGCTCGACATGCATCTCCCAGATGGCGAAGGAACACAGGTACTCCAAGTACTCAGCGAGGCACCGGGCAACCCGCAAGCCATTATTTTAACGGCCTTTCCAGAGCACCAGATGGCGGTTAAAACTATTAAAATGGGGGCGGTTGACTACCTCGAAAAACCGTTTGATTTTGACGATCTCGACCTGCTGGTTGCTCGTACGTTAGCACAGAGTGCAACCCTGCAACGCGACGCGATAGAAATGCGACAGCGTGAAAATGCAACCAACCCGCTTGACGCCATTCTGGGTGTTTCAGCTTCCGTCCTCGCACTCAAAAAGCTCATTACCACCGTAAGCACTTCGCCTGATACGACCGTACTGGTTACCGGCGAAACCGGTACCGGCAAAGAGTTAGTCGCTGAAGCGATCCACGCTCTTTCTGCTCGCCGTCACCGCCCACTCGTACGAGTCAACTGCGCGGCGCTCCCTCCATCACTGATCGAAGCCGAACTGTTTGGCTACGAAAAAGGAGCCTATACTGACGCCAAGAAGAGTCGTCGTGGCTACATCGAAATGGCGGCAGGCGGCACGTTATTCTTGGATGAAGTTGGCGAACTCGGACTCGACATTCAGGCAAAGCTCCTCCGTTTCCTCGAAGCCAAGTCATTTGTCAAAGTGGGCGGCGAGCGTGAAATCCAAATCGATACACGTGTGATCGCCGCGACGAACCGCGAGATGGAAACCATGCTCAAAGAAAAAACCTTTCGCGCGGATCTGTACTATCGCCTGAATGTCTTTGAAATTCGGCTCGACCCCCTCCGCGAAAGACCGGACGACATTGCGCTCCTTTTCGAGCATTACCTGAAGCATTACTGCCGTCGATTGGGGAAACCAGCACTTTCCATCGTGTCAACATTCCTTGATGAAGCGAACCGTTACGGATGGCCAGGCAATATTCGTGAACTACGCAACATCGCCGAACGCTCTGCACTGCTGGAGTCATTTCCGCGCCTCAGTGGAATTGGCGCTCCTTTTAACGCCACCGTACAACTGCCGAATCAAGATGAACCGTTCACTCTGCGCTCACTGGCTGAAATTGAACGCGAACACATTATTGCAACCTACTACGCTCTGGAACAGAACAAAACACGTACCGCGCATGTGCTTGGCATCAACCGCCTGACGCTGCGCAAGAAGCTCGAAGAATACGGCATGAGTGACGACACACGCTAG
- the argJ gene encoding bifunctional glutamate N-acetyltransferase/amino-acid acetyltransferase ArgJ, with protein sequence MLPKGFFSATTCASVKPNNTTRDDMALIFSKVPATGAAVYTTNKVFAAPITVCRESLSDGRAQAIVVNSGNANAATGSQGLQDARMMRRIASEALQINELDVLVASTGVIGLPLPMDRMVPAIHTMGASKIAPYDPLVVAQAIRTTDLFEKHGATSLQVGNKEVIINAVCKGAGMICPNMATMLCFVQSDAALTKAAAQSALQTAVHRSFNRILVDGDMSTNDTVTLMANGLSGAPTIDIGTPEYTIFTEALTALLVKLGKDIVRDGEGSTKVVNIIVQGAVNDDDAQIAAKSIANSNLCKTAFFGCDPNWGRIAAAVGYSGAQIDQNSFDLFFDQVQIVRQGVALSGDTEQRAAEVLQKEEFTIRFDLNLGDGIGNYWCSDLGYEYVKVNADYRT encoded by the coding sequence TTGCTTCCCAAAGGATTTTTCTCAGCCACCACATGCGCATCAGTCAAACCGAACAATACCACGCGCGACGATATGGCACTGATTTTTTCAAAAGTTCCCGCTACCGGAGCGGCGGTCTACACCACCAATAAAGTATTTGCCGCACCAATCACCGTATGCCGCGAATCCCTGAGCGATGGGCGCGCGCAAGCCATTGTTGTGAATAGCGGCAACGCGAATGCCGCAACGGGATCACAAGGGTTGCAGGATGCGCGGATGATGCGGCGCATCGCATCGGAAGCGCTTCAAATCAATGAACTGGATGTCCTTGTTGCCAGCACCGGTGTCATTGGCCTGCCACTGCCGATGGATCGCATGGTGCCCGCGATTCACACTATGGGAGCGAGTAAAATCGCGCCATACGACCCCCTAGTCGTTGCACAGGCCATACGCACCACCGACCTCTTTGAAAAACACGGCGCGACCTCTCTCCAAGTCGGCAACAAAGAAGTGATCATCAATGCCGTTTGCAAGGGAGCGGGGATGATTTGCCCCAATATGGCGACAATGCTTTGCTTTGTGCAAAGCGATGCGGCGCTGACCAAAGCCGCTGCCCAAAGCGCGCTACAAACAGCAGTTCACCGCTCCTTTAACCGCATTCTGGTTGATGGCGACATGTCCACCAACGATACCGTAACCCTGATGGCAAATGGGCTTTCCGGAGCACCAACCATCGACATTGGCACTCCGGAGTATACAATATTCACCGAAGCGCTCACCGCCTTGCTCGTCAAGCTCGGCAAAGACATTGTGCGCGATGGTGAAGGCTCTACCAAAGTGGTCAATATTATCGTGCAAGGCGCTGTGAATGACGACGATGCACAAATCGCCGCAAAATCTATTGCCAACTCAAACCTTTGCAAAACTGCTTTTTTTGGTTGTGACCCGAATTGGGGAAGAATTGCTGCCGCTGTGGGCTATTCCGGCGCGCAAATCGATCAAAACTCCTTTGATCTCTTTTTTGATCAGGTGCAAATCGTCCGCCAAGGCGTTGCACTGAGTGGTGACACCGAACAGCGTGCAGCGGAAGTGCTTCAAAAAGAGGAATTTACTATCCGCTTTGACCTCAACCTTGGCGACGGTATCGGCAATTACTGGTGCTCCGATCTGGGATACGAATATGTTAAAGTCAACGCCGACTACCGGACTTGA
- the ruvC gene encoding crossover junction endodeoxyribonuclease RuvC, with protein MILLGIDPGSRATGYGVIRLQGNHLRHIAHGAIRTNDKDTFPQRLHVLNKGLQAVIREYQPQSACIENLFLSQNPQSALKLGHARGVLILTCLQEGVEVVELSALQIKQSVTGYGKAPKEQVGKMVTMLLGLSNPPTSADAADALAGAIALSQILQTQQRIAR; from the coding sequence GTGATACTGCTCGGCATTGATCCAGGCTCGCGCGCAACTGGCTACGGGGTGATTCGCCTGCAGGGGAATCACCTGCGCCACATCGCCCATGGTGCCATTCGCACCAACGACAAGGACACTTTTCCGCAAAGACTTCACGTGTTGAATAAAGGCCTGCAAGCTGTGATCAGGGAATACCAACCGCAGAGTGCTTGCATCGAAAACCTGTTTCTCTCGCAAAATCCACAGTCGGCACTCAAGCTTGGGCACGCCCGTGGCGTACTGATCCTCACCTGCCTGCAAGAGGGAGTTGAAGTCGTGGAACTTTCCGCTTTACAAATCAAACAAAGCGTGACCGGATATGGGAAAGCTCCCAAAGAACAGGTGGGAAAGATGGTGACTATGCTGCTTGGCCTCTCCAATCCTCCAACCTCGGCAGACGCCGCGGATGCGCTAGCTGGAGCCATCGCCCTTTCGCAAATCCTCCAGACACAACAACGGATTGCCAGATGA
- the ruvA gene encoding Holliday junction branch migration protein RuvA → MIAFLQGIWSHPYGERGVVMTSGGVGYEVFVTTDTALTTRAGDEVAFYIYTAVKEDAITLYAFQNATQKEMFLHLIKVSGVGARTALAALSTLSPAALHHAIIHGDIATVQRVPGVGRKMAEKIIVELKGSLPPLSPAATIGNSDGQPRSPRPVYTSELTDAIAALVALGLKPNDAENRAQNALAQGATESAAIIRLALQGLGGTP, encoded by the coding sequence ATGATCGCTTTTTTACAGGGGATATGGAGCCATCCGTATGGTGAACGTGGCGTCGTCATGACCTCTGGCGGTGTTGGCTATGAAGTCTTCGTTACCACCGATACTGCGCTGACAACCCGTGCTGGCGACGAAGTGGCGTTTTACATCTACACCGCCGTCAAAGAAGATGCTATTACCCTGTACGCCTTTCAGAACGCCACACAAAAAGAGATGTTCCTGCACCTCATTAAAGTATCGGGCGTCGGCGCGCGCACCGCGCTAGCGGCGCTTTCAACCTTATCTCCTGCGGCCTTGCATCACGCCATCATTCACGGCGACATCGCCACCGTCCAGCGCGTGCCGGGCGTCGGGCGTAAAATGGCAGAAAAAATCATTGTCGAACTCAAAGGCTCGTTGCCGCCCCTGTCACCCGCTGCCACGATAGGAAACAGCGATGGCCAACCCCGTTCACCTCGCCCCGTCTACACCAGCGAATTGACCGACGCCATTGCGGCACTGGTCGCGCTGGGACTAAAACCCAATGACGCCGAAAATCGTGCCCAGAACGCCCTCGCGCAGGGAGCCACCGAAAGCGCCGCCATCATCCGCTTGGCACTCCAAGGGTTGGGTGGAACGCCATGA
- a CDS encoding ATP-binding protein, producing MTETIRRYLLIVFFLVTLVLFGVFTAFSLHINGVLEEQLRERGRAFFNEIVLVRQWVAKHGGVFVRERPGVESNPFLEHIHGLDATLTSGNGVRYVMRNPALVTAEVSELAALKGIFQFHMTSLSPLNPGNTPDSIEREALEAFRTGLKEFIHFERDTKRATLRQPPMAQTSYRYIAPLPVEAECMRCHTEYEVGDIRGALSITIPVDDVIDKMRTSHLLLIISGSGVILIMIILLLSASFPFLRRVNDRYHITESLFQESRTKYLSLFDNATDPIFVVEPDEDCTGCRLREVNRSLCQLLQLPREELLELHLSRFVCKESREALRTTFHHLLAHPDEPVLLNARLKRTDETCIDVEIHAHIVEYKNQRFIMATARDIRERLRLDEERRYQEQMLIQQSKMAAMGEMLNNIAHQWRQPLTGLSLMLQDLRKNARKGVCNAQEVEAVTEQGVAAINFLSQTINDFRMFLRPSKEKMLFDLDQTIMHVIPFIRPNIQSHGIQLRFSPDGKPKRTYGYPNELKQVVINILTNAKDAIIEARHNQQADLIGIIEITCEEHENHWKIIISNDGAAIPPHLHEKIFDNFYSTKGSENGTGIGLYMSRTIIEKHMGGKLWVRNHNNRVEFIIELIQGNAL from the coding sequence TTGACAGAGACTATTCGACGCTATCTCCTGATTGTTTTTTTTCTCGTCACACTGGTGCTCTTCGGTGTTTTTACCGCATTTTCTCTGCACATCAATGGCGTATTAGAAGAGCAGCTCCGCGAACGCGGACGGGCGTTCTTCAATGAAATAGTGCTTGTTCGCCAATGGGTAGCCAAACACGGTGGTGTATTTGTCCGCGAGCGGCCAGGAGTCGAAAGCAACCCGTTTTTGGAACATATTCATGGCCTAGACGCTACTCTCACTTCAGGAAACGGTGTCCGTTACGTTATGCGTAATCCAGCATTAGTCACGGCAGAAGTCTCTGAGCTTGCGGCCTTAAAAGGAATTTTCCAATTTCACATGACCAGCCTAAGTCCGCTCAATCCTGGCAACACACCGGACTCTATTGAGCGCGAAGCACTGGAAGCGTTCCGCACAGGGCTGAAGGAGTTTATCCACTTTGAGCGCGACACCAAACGTGCCACTCTACGTCAACCGCCAATGGCGCAGACCTCGTATCGCTACATCGCCCCTCTGCCAGTCGAAGCCGAATGTATGCGCTGCCACACTGAATATGAAGTTGGCGACATTCGCGGTGCACTCAGCATTACCATCCCGGTCGACGACGTAATCGACAAAATGCGCACCTCACACCTGCTGCTGATCATTTCTGGCAGCGGCGTGATTCTCATTATGATCATCCTCTTACTGAGTGCGAGCTTCCCCTTCCTGCGCCGAGTCAACGACCGTTATCACATTACCGAATCCCTGTTTCAAGAGTCACGCACCAAATACCTGAGTCTGTTCGACAATGCCACTGACCCCATCTTTGTCGTGGAACCCGATGAGGATTGCACAGGATGTCGACTGCGCGAAGTCAACCGTTCCCTGTGCCAACTCCTCCAACTTCCGCGCGAAGAATTACTGGAACTCCACCTCTCCCGCTTCGTCTGCAAAGAATCACGCGAAGCCCTCCGCACCACCTTCCACCATCTGCTTGCACACCCCGACGAGCCGGTGCTGCTCAATGCTCGCCTGAAACGTACCGATGAAACCTGCATCGACGTTGAGATCCATGCTCATATCGTCGAATATAAAAATCAGCGCTTTATCATGGCAACCGCACGTGACATCCGCGAGCGACTGCGGCTCGATGAAGAAAGACGCTATCAAGAACAAATGTTGATTCAGCAATCCAAAATGGCCGCTATGGGTGAAATGCTGAATAATATCGCGCACCAGTGGCGACAGCCGCTGACAGGGCTCAGCCTGATGCTTCAGGATTTACGTAAAAATGCTCGCAAAGGGGTTTGTAACGCGCAGGAGGTTGAAGCCGTAACGGAACAAGGGGTGGCTGCGATCAACTTCCTGTCGCAAACGATCAACGATTTTCGGATGTTCTTGCGCCCCAGCAAGGAAAAAATGCTTTTTGATCTTGACCAGACCATTATGCATGTGATCCCATTTATCCGTCCGAACATACAAAGTCACGGCATCCAGCTCCGCTTCAGCCCAGACGGCAAACCCAAACGAACCTACGGCTACCCCAACGAACTCAAGCAGGTAGTAATCAACATTTTAACAAATGCGAAGGATGCCATTATTGAAGCGCGCCATAACCAACAAGCAGACCTGATCGGCATCATCGAAATCACATGCGAAGAGCATGAAAACCATTGGAAGATCATCATCAGCAACGACGGTGCGGCGATTCCACCCCACTTACACGAAAAGATATTTGATAATTTTTACTCCACCAAAGGGAGCGAAAATGGCACTGGAATTGGCCTTTACATGTCGCGTACCATTATAGAAAAGCACATGGGTGGAAAATTGTGGGTACGCAACCACAACAACCGAGTGGAATTTATCATCGAACTCATACAAGGAAATGCACTGTGA
- a CDS encoding YebC/PmpR family DNA-binding transcriptional regulator: MAGHSKWANIKHRKGAQDARRGKAFTKVAKEISIAARDGGADPNFNPRLRLALAKAKSVNMPNDNVSRAIKRGIGGEDGAHYEEITYEGYAPGGIAVLVQCLTDNRNRTVGDVRFIFTKRGGSLGESGCVGWMFKRKGVITIPEEGIDEEEFMLQALELGADDVVHEDEMYEVTTTLENFMAVKEGLEAAGIALESAELAYVPDTTVTIDDEKVAQQVLALNEALEDNDDVQDVYMNFDISSDIMEKISG; encoded by the coding sequence ATGGCAGGTCATTCGAAATGGGCCAACATCAAGCACCGCAAAGGGGCGCAGGATGCACGGCGCGGCAAAGCCTTTACAAAAGTTGCAAAAGAAATCTCTATCGCTGCCCGTGATGGTGGCGCTGACCCAAACTTTAACCCTCGTTTGCGCCTTGCCCTGGCCAAAGCCAAGTCGGTCAACATGCCGAACGATAACGTTTCACGTGCCATTAAGCGTGGTATTGGTGGCGAAGATGGTGCTCATTACGAAGAGATCACCTATGAAGGATATGCCCCTGGCGGGATTGCTGTACTAGTGCAGTGTTTGACTGACAATCGCAACCGTACCGTTGGTGACGTCCGGTTTATCTTTACCAAACGTGGCGGATCACTCGGCGAAAGCGGTTGCGTGGGATGGATGTTCAAGCGCAAAGGGGTTATCACCATCCCGGAAGAGGGGATTGACGAAGAAGAATTCATGCTGCAAGCCCTCGAACTCGGCGCCGACGACGTAGTACATGAAGACGAAATGTACGAAGTCACCACAACGCTGGAAAACTTTATGGCGGTCAAAGAAGGGCTGGAAGCCGCAGGGATCGCGCTTGAAAGTGCAGAACTCGCCTATGTGCCGGATACAACCGTAACTATTGACGACGAAAAAGTCGCACAGCAAGTACTCGCCCTGAATGAAGCACTGGAAGACAACGACGACGTGCAAGATGTCTACATGAATTTTGATATCTCCTCGGATATCATGGAAAAAATCAGCGGGTGA
- a CDS encoding sigma-54-dependent transcriptional regulator, translated as MSARILIVDDEPSICEILTDIVQDEGYTAQAVQSGEAALEIFHQFRPDVILLDVWLGGIDGITTLKKLKQLNPAVGVIMMSGHGTINTAVKATRDGAYDFIEKPFTMEKILLVIRNFLDIAQVSRSLVKPAIVCPPIIGSSAAIRQLDDTIARVAPSNGRVLIQGENGTGKELIARQIHLRSKRAEHPFIAINCAAIPEELIESELFGHEKGAFTGAHQLKTGKFEHAHGGTLFLDEVGDMSLNMQAKLLRVLEERAITRVGALAVIPVDVRIIAASNKRLMDLVEQGDFRQDLFYRLSVIPIDVPPLRQRTSDIPLLAEHFLAQVCAEEGIAPRTMSADAMALLMSAAWPGNVRQLKNVIERMTIMSPNVVIGVADIPTDLLQAESGSTLSNTDEVDLRRAREQFEKRFIEEKLVQCDQNITRAAELMGIDRVHLHKKLKLYGIRK; from the coding sequence ATGAGTGCCCGCATTCTGATTGTTGACGACGAACCATCGATCTGCGAAATCCTCACCGATATCGTGCAGGACGAAGGGTATACCGCCCAAGCGGTGCAAAGTGGCGAAGCGGCGCTCGAGATTTTCCACCAATTTCGCCCCGATGTGATCCTGCTTGACGTCTGGCTTGGCGGTATTGACGGCATCACTACCCTCAAAAAACTCAAACAGCTGAATCCCGCCGTTGGCGTGATCATGATGAGCGGTCACGGCACCATTAACACTGCCGTCAAAGCGACGCGCGACGGTGCCTATGACTTTATCGAAAAGCCCTTTACGATGGAGAAAATCCTCCTCGTTATCCGCAACTTTCTCGATATTGCGCAGGTTTCGCGCTCGCTGGTCAAACCAGCCATCGTGTGCCCACCAATTATTGGCTCCTCTGCCGCCATCCGCCAACTCGACGATACCATAGCCCGCGTCGCGCCATCCAACGGGCGTGTGCTGATTCAGGGTGAAAATGGCACTGGCAAAGAATTGATTGCGCGACAAATCCACCTGCGCAGCAAACGTGCGGAACACCCCTTTATCGCGATTAACTGCGCCGCCATTCCCGAAGAACTCATTGAAAGCGAACTGTTCGGCCATGAAAAAGGAGCCTTTACCGGCGCACACCAACTCAAAACCGGGAAATTCGAACACGCGCATGGTGGGACGCTTTTTCTGGATGAAGTAGGCGATATGTCGCTTAATATGCAAGCCAAACTCTTGCGTGTGCTGGAAGAGCGAGCCATTACCCGTGTTGGTGCGCTGGCGGTGATTCCGGTCGATGTGCGCATCATCGCTGCGTCAAATAAAAGACTCATGGATTTGGTTGAGCAAGGCGACTTTCGCCAAGACCTTTTTTACCGCCTGAGTGTTATTCCGATAGACGTTCCACCCCTGCGGCAACGCACGTCAGATATCCCCCTCTTGGCGGAACATTTTCTGGCACAAGTATGCGCTGAAGAGGGTATTGCCCCGCGCACAATGAGCGCCGATGCGATGGCGTTATTGATGAGCGCCGCGTGGCCGGGCAATGTGCGGCAACTGAAAAACGTCATCGAACGGATGACCATCATGTCGCCCAACGTGGTGATTGGCGTGGCCGATATTCCCACCGATTTATTGCAAGCCGAGTCAGGGAGCACGCTATCCAATACGGATGAAGTTGACTTGCGCCGCGCGCGCGAACAATTTGAAAAACGTTTTATCGAAGAAAAACTGGTGCAATGCGATCAAAACATTACCCGCGCCGCAGAGCTGATGGGTATTGACCGCGTCCACCTACATAAAAAATTAAAGCTTTATGGAATAAGGAAGTAA
- a CDS encoding J domain-containing protein, whose amino-acid sequence MSATDIDTSYPALEQALEIFGLTARFTRDHVRRAYHRLSKLHHPDNGGSDEMMVKVNAAHALLEHYMQHYHFQVDRDEFLRQNPYHRFMNQFHQDGVWNYRDDATERQP is encoded by the coding sequence GTGAGTGCCACCGATATCGACACCAGTTACCCCGCGCTGGAGCAAGCCCTAGAGATCTTTGGACTGACAGCGCGGTTTACCCGCGACCACGTTCGCCGCGCCTACCATCGCCTCAGCAAACTTCATCACCCCGACAATGGTGGATCTGACGAAATGATGGTGAAAGTAAATGCAGCTCACGCGTTATTGGAACACTATATGCAGCACTACCATTTTCAGGTGGATCGCGACGAGTTTTTGCGTCAGAATCCGTACCATCGTTTTATGAATCAATTTCACCAAGATGGCGTGTGGAATTATCGTGATGATGCCACCGAACGGCAACCGTAA